A section of the Marinoscillum sp. 108 genome encodes:
- the pbpC gene encoding penicillin-binding protein 1C, whose amino-acid sequence MLSGSGDRRSKIKWAAWLSPLLALGIYLAIPPSLGNRPTSTVLNDRNGHLLSASIAADGQWRFPLCDSVPVKLERSILLFEDEYFYYHPGVNPLSVLRAIRQNIRQQRIVSGASTLTMQLARMLQNEKRTFFQKLREVGIALRMELWYSKEDLLRHYASLAPFGGNVVGIDAASWRYYGRPAHLLSWSESATLAVLPNQPGAIYPGTSMEALRYKRDFLLKKLYLSADIDSLTYALSLEEPLPDKPFDIPQRAPHLLTTLRENAEGRPQTTTLHPFWQQKTTEVAERKHRWLKSSGIDNLAVMVVDLRNGQVLSYVGNTTDPTADGYQVDVIQKPRSSGSILKPLLYARSLEKGIMLPKTLLPDVPSSFGGYTPKNFNLGYAGMVKANEALSMSLNIPFTHLLQEYTYEVFHQDLQKFGITTLTQPPGHYGLSIILGGGEVKLWDLAQAYFGLYRKLANEDNLSISYLPDSQKIADVELSEINVWHTFQAMTELTRPGADHSWQNFSSSQLIAWKTGTSFGFRDAWAIGLNGNILVGVWVGNADGEGRAGLSGASSAGPILTELIRLGEYDGQWLEKLRPFSFPHQTCTASGMLAGPACEHTETMELGPQAEQSGLCTYHQRLWMDESNTYIVNHSCYDMHKASLQSVFVLPPKQGYYYQKNHSDYSGRPPIYPGCEQQVENLLAINYPSVNAKIFIPKELQGQSSEVILEGSHQNPNAELFWHLNDRYIGSTHGEHKQSLLLPRGAYLITILDEQGNSTSRSFEVVSDPSS is encoded by the coding sequence ATGCTTTCAGGCAGTGGTGATCGTCGTTCAAAAATCAAGTGGGCCGCCTGGCTATCACCACTGCTGGCTTTGGGTATTTATCTGGCCATACCACCCAGCCTGGGCAACAGACCCACCTCTACCGTATTGAATGACCGCAATGGTCATTTGCTCAGTGCTTCTATTGCTGCGGACGGACAATGGCGATTTCCCTTATGCGATTCCGTGCCTGTCAAACTGGAGCGATCCATATTGCTTTTTGAAGACGAATACTTCTACTACCATCCTGGTGTCAATCCCCTCTCTGTTTTAAGGGCCATTCGGCAAAACATCAGACAACAGCGCATTGTCAGTGGTGCGAGTACCCTGACCATGCAGCTGGCGCGAATGCTCCAAAACGAGAAGCGCACCTTCTTCCAAAAGCTTCGGGAAGTGGGCATTGCCCTAAGAATGGAGCTCTGGTATTCAAAAGAGGATCTACTGCGACATTACGCCTCCCTGGCTCCATTTGGGGGCAATGTGGTAGGCATCGATGCTGCCTCATGGCGATACTACGGGAGGCCGGCCCACCTCCTCAGCTGGTCAGAAAGTGCCACCCTGGCCGTACTGCCCAATCAACCCGGAGCAATCTACCCTGGGACTTCCATGGAGGCATTGAGGTACAAGCGCGATTTCCTTTTGAAAAAGCTCTATCTGAGCGCTGACATTGACAGCCTCACTTATGCACTAAGCCTGGAGGAACCACTTCCTGACAAGCCCTTTGATATTCCACAGCGCGCCCCCCACCTCCTTACAACCCTACGTGAAAATGCCGAGGGACGACCCCAGACTACAACTCTCCATCCCTTTTGGCAACAGAAAACCACGGAAGTGGCAGAGCGTAAGCATCGGTGGTTAAAATCCAGTGGCATCGACAACCTGGCTGTAATGGTGGTAGACCTTCGGAATGGCCAGGTGCTCTCCTACGTAGGTAACACCACCGATCCCACCGCGGATGGATATCAGGTGGATGTTATCCAAAAACCAAGAAGTTCGGGTAGCATCCTCAAGCCCCTGCTTTATGCCAGATCACTGGAAAAAGGCATTATGCTGCCAAAAACCCTCCTTCCCGATGTGCCCAGCTCCTTTGGTGGGTATACTCCCAAAAACTTCAACCTGGGATATGCAGGGATGGTCAAAGCCAATGAGGCACTGTCCATGTCTCTAAACATCCCTTTTACCCATCTCCTGCAGGAATATACCTATGAGGTTTTTCATCAGGACCTTCAAAAATTTGGGATCACCACCCTCACTCAGCCACCGGGGCATTACGGTCTCTCCATCATTCTGGGTGGGGGAGAGGTCAAACTTTGGGACTTGGCCCAGGCGTATTTTGGTCTGTACAGAAAGCTGGCCAACGAGGATAATCTCAGCATCAGCTACCTTCCTGATTCTCAGAAAATCGCGGATGTGGAGCTCAGCGAAATCAATGTCTGGCATACCTTCCAGGCCATGACCGAACTCACAAGGCCTGGAGCCGATCACTCCTGGCAAAACTTTAGCTCCAGCCAGCTGATCGCATGGAAAACAGGCACCAGCTTCGGTTTTAGAGACGCCTGGGCCATTGGACTGAACGGCAACATTCTCGTGGGTGTATGGGTAGGAAATGCCGATGGCGAGGGCCGTGCTGGTCTCTCGGGCGCTTCATCTGCAGGCCCCATCCTCACCGAGCTCATCCGGCTTGGAGAATACGATGGCCAATGGCTCGAAAAGCTCAGGCCTTTTTCATTTCCCCATCAAACCTGCACCGCCTCCGGGATGCTGGCCGGGCCGGCATGCGAACACACCGAAACCATGGAACTGGGGCCTCAAGCGGAACAATCCGGCTTATGTACCTATCATCAGCGACTCTGGATGGACGAGAGTAACACCTACATTGTCAATCATTCCTGCTATGACATGCACAAGGCTTCCCTGCAGTCAGTGTTTGTACTCCCCCCGAAGCAAGGCTATTACTATCAAAAGAATCACTCCGATTACTCCGGCAGACCGCCCATATACCCGGGATGTGAGCAGCAAGTGGAAAATCTACTGGCGATCAATTATCCATCGGTGAACGCCAAAATATTTATCCCTAAAGAATTGCAGGGCCAGTCAAGTGAGGTGATTTTGGAAGGCTCCCATCAAAATCCCAATGCAGAGCTCTTCTGGCACCTCAACGACCGCTATATTGGGAGCACCCATGGGGAGCATAAGCAGTCACTCCTGCTGCCAAGAGGAGCATATCTGATCACCATCTTAGACGAACAGGGCAACTCCACCTCACGAAGTTTTGAAGTGGTATCTGATCCCTCATCTTAG
- a CDS encoding alpha-2-macroglobulin, whose protein sequence is MKIKHIPLLTLLCLLFACGGDNSGSSGTIINDARFGEYISGYTSGTISQKDNINVQFTNLVPIPDAPQLSTLFSISPSIKGTLVKTGPHAITISPETPLKSGQKFVFTLNLQSLIEVPKELGQFKFEISIIEQNFEVILGEMLAPDPSTPDQLQFEGTVNTADFAENEAVEKMIQMEGSLPIAWQHRSGTSHRFAVTGITRTKDPKTIQIKASGAPIGVKRSEDLRIEVPSQAVFSMISTKVDNSGDPFVAIYFSDPLDPSQSLAGLINLEGVRNPGMVIEGNQVKVYVPQNMTGSKKLEIFEGIKNSKGQALGKTTTSYIPFEPEKPQLRLVGNGTILPSTSGLVLPFESVNLKAVQVEVVKIFEANMPAFFQVNNLSGEDQINRVGRKIMRRKIDLSAKAEDLSSWNRFTLDLSTLFEAERGALYQVRIGFLPEYTNYPCDQVFEVQDNPTDKESWSIHQDDNFYEWGNLWDYRYPEGYTWKERDNPCHVSYYNSNRFVSTSLLATDIGLIAKIGGDNTMKVIATNMTNAQPIQATIKVLDYQLQEMSSSMTDAQGFATIKPERRPFLIIAEAQGQKSYLRLEDNESLSLSNFDVSGTRVIGNIKGMVYGERGVWRPGDDIFLSFMLEDPEKQIPDNHPVVMELRDPRGNIKDKQVVTQGVKGLYTFQTKTSPDDVTGNWWTTVSVGNNSFAKTVKVETVKPNRLKINLDLGGDQITYENRAVKGKLNVKWLTGLTGSNLKAETELRLVETNTTFNGYAQYEFDDAGKNFHDDPKQIFSGEVDQNGDATINLQLPSKPNSPGALKAIFNTKVFEPGAAFSVNSKAVTYLPYSSFVGVNLSTADQGSRIERDKPQQVDLITLGANGQPVDRTGVEVKIYKLNWRWWWDQSDDYSTNYVSSSYAELMESKKINTTAGKGKINFTIKSPNWGRFIVVARDPVSGHSSSQVFYTSWYGSSGGNAIGATSLEVSTDKAEYAVGEKINVTMRGSYEGQALISIENGSSVVQNFWVKTEKEWTSFTVDATPEMAPNVYLHASLLQPHGQTSNDLPIRLYGIASIQVYDKETRLEPTIRMANELAPNEPVEITVTEKNGKPMAYTLAVVDDGLLDLTNFKTPAPWDHFYSKEAIGVKTWDLYNDVIGAYGGRLERLLAIGGGEGGLDDSKKKEENRFKPVVQFMGPFYLEGGQSKKHTFTMPQYIGSVRTMVVAGLGGAYGSAEKSTPVIKPLMVLGTLPRVVGPGELVSLPVNVFKYKEDIKNATITVETSGVLSLRGSNKQTIELRESNGTLYFDLAVAEKLGPGKVTITASSGSESARHDINIESRSPNSAQTIVKVLPVEAGQAVTPGGKLFGMEGTNKVTLEVASIPPINLEHRLSYLIRYPHGCIEQTVSSVFPQLFLKNITELTVEEQVKIENNIKTAIKRLSKFQVPTGGLGYWPGYDNPNSWGTSYAYHFLIESQKQGYSVPGELIEKILSYQRNKARNWSKSVDHRDSDLIQAYRLFTLALAGYPEIGAMNRLRNTSDKSVQSVHKLAAAYAIIGQKEAAQTLMKDYGRSKVKDYGYSYYYYSYGSFERDLALLLETYVYMDSKAEAYKILQEISERLSADGWMSTQTTAYSLLAISKYITANQTEKGMKAGISYGGKNTTWSSDKAIYKSELPIDAIQSLKIDNKGESNFFVTLSITGTPKPGDEPVAQSDLAVSVRYLDPSGRSLSPDSLKLGQSFDVLITVKNEYAAGSVKDIALTHILPSGWEIQNDRLTDQETSEYSAFDYQDIRDDRVYTYFDLSRDSQKVFKVSVTAAYPGKYYMPGIQAEAMYKASISAKTAGKWVYITK, encoded by the coding sequence ATGAAAATAAAACACATCCCCCTCCTCACACTCCTGTGCCTCCTCTTTGCCTGCGGTGGCGACAACAGTGGATCATCTGGCACCATCATCAATGACGCTCGTTTCGGCGAGTACATCAGTGGCTACACCAGCGGCACCATCTCGCAAAAGGACAACATCAACGTACAGTTTACGAATCTCGTGCCGATCCCTGATGCCCCGCAGCTCAGCACCCTTTTTTCCATTTCCCCGTCCATCAAAGGAACCCTGGTGAAAACCGGCCCGCACGCCATCACCATTTCCCCGGAGACGCCTTTAAAATCAGGGCAAAAATTCGTATTCACCCTCAACCTCCAATCACTCATAGAAGTGCCGAAAGAACTCGGGCAGTTTAAGTTCGAAATTTCCATCATCGAGCAAAACTTTGAAGTGATCCTCGGTGAAATGCTGGCTCCCGACCCCTCCACCCCTGATCAGCTCCAGTTTGAAGGTACCGTGAACACCGCAGACTTTGCCGAAAACGAAGCGGTAGAAAAAATGATTCAGATGGAAGGTAGCCTCCCCATCGCCTGGCAGCATCGCAGCGGGACCTCCCATCGATTTGCCGTGACAGGGATCACCCGCACCAAGGATCCTAAAACCATCCAGATCAAAGCCAGCGGTGCCCCAATAGGGGTGAAACGATCCGAAGATCTGCGAATAGAAGTTCCTTCTCAGGCGGTGTTTTCCATGATTTCTACCAAGGTGGACAACTCGGGAGACCCCTTTGTAGCCATCTATTTTTCTGATCCTCTTGATCCTTCCCAGAGTCTTGCCGGCCTCATCAATCTCGAAGGTGTTCGAAATCCGGGCATGGTCATCGAAGGTAATCAGGTGAAGGTGTACGTACCTCAAAACATGACCGGCAGCAAAAAGCTGGAGATTTTCGAAGGGATCAAAAACTCCAAAGGGCAGGCCCTGGGTAAAACCACCACCAGCTACATCCCCTTTGAGCCAGAAAAACCACAGCTCCGACTAGTAGGAAATGGCACCATTTTACCCTCTACTTCCGGGCTGGTACTACCCTTCGAATCCGTCAATCTCAAAGCCGTGCAGGTGGAAGTAGTGAAAATTTTTGAAGCCAATATGCCTGCTTTTTTTCAGGTGAATAATCTCTCCGGTGAGGATCAGATCAACCGGGTAGGTCGAAAAATCATGCGCCGCAAGATCGACCTTTCCGCCAAGGCCGAAGACCTCAGCAGTTGGAACCGGTTTACATTAGATCTTTCTACCCTTTTTGAAGCCGAAAGAGGGGCCCTGTATCAGGTCAGAATTGGTTTTCTTCCGGAATACACCAACTATCCCTGTGATCAGGTCTTTGAAGTGCAAGACAATCCCACAGACAAAGAATCATGGAGCATCCACCAGGATGACAACTTTTACGAATGGGGTAATCTCTGGGACTATCGCTACCCCGAGGGGTATACCTGGAAGGAGCGCGATAACCCATGCCACGTTTCCTACTACAACTCCAATCGCTTTGTTTCCACCAGCCTGCTGGCCACCGATATTGGGCTGATTGCCAAAATAGGAGGTGACAACACCATGAAGGTGATCGCCACCAACATGACAAACGCACAACCCATCCAGGCCACTATCAAAGTGCTGGACTATCAGCTTCAGGAAATGAGCTCCAGCATGACCGACGCCCAGGGCTTTGCCACTATCAAACCGGAAAGAAGGCCATTTCTTATTATTGCAGAAGCTCAGGGTCAAAAATCTTACCTGAGGTTGGAAGACAATGAATCACTCTCACTGAGCAATTTTGATGTATCCGGCACCCGGGTGATTGGCAATATCAAAGGCATGGTCTACGGCGAAAGAGGCGTCTGGCGTCCCGGAGACGATATTTTCCTCAGTTTCATGCTGGAGGATCCCGAAAAACAAATCCCCGATAATCATCCGGTAGTCATGGAATTGCGCGACCCCCGTGGCAACATTAAGGACAAGCAGGTAGTCACACAGGGCGTAAAAGGACTTTACACTTTTCAGACCAAAACAAGTCCGGATGATGTGACCGGAAACTGGTGGACAACCGTGTCGGTAGGAAATAATAGTTTCGCCAAAACCGTAAAAGTAGAAACCGTAAAACCCAACCGCCTGAAAATCAACCTGGATCTGGGGGGCGATCAGATTACCTATGAAAACAGGGCCGTGAAAGGGAAACTCAATGTCAAATGGCTCACCGGACTCACCGGGAGCAACCTGAAGGCCGAGACCGAGCTGCGACTGGTAGAAACCAATACCACGTTTAATGGCTACGCCCAATACGAATTTGATGATGCGGGAAAAAACTTCCATGACGACCCAAAGCAGATATTTAGTGGTGAAGTAGACCAAAATGGGGATGCCACCATTAACTTGCAACTCCCATCAAAACCTAACTCCCCGGGAGCGCTCAAAGCCATTTTCAACACCAAAGTATTTGAGCCGGGCGCCGCTTTCAGTGTCAACTCCAAAGCTGTGACCTACCTCCCCTACAGTTCGTTTGTGGGGGTGAACCTCTCCACAGCAGATCAGGGTAGCCGCATCGAGCGCGATAAACCTCAGCAGGTAGACTTGATCACACTTGGTGCCAATGGGCAACCCGTAGACCGAACCGGCGTGGAGGTGAAAATCTACAAACTCAACTGGCGCTGGTGGTGGGATCAGTCGGATGACTACAGCACCAACTATGTTTCCTCCAGCTATGCCGAACTGATGGAATCCAAAAAAATCAACACCACCGCAGGTAAGGGCAAAATCAACTTTACCATCAAAAGCCCCAACTGGGGGCGGTTTATCGTCGTGGCCAGGGATCCGGTGTCCGGACATTCATCCAGTCAGGTATTTTATACCAGCTGGTATGGCTCATCGGGTGGCAATGCCATCGGCGCTACTTCGCTGGAAGTGAGCACCGACAAAGCTGAGTACGCAGTAGGCGAAAAGATCAATGTGACCATGCGTGGAAGTTATGAAGGGCAGGCACTCATCAGTATAGAAAATGGCAGCTCAGTAGTCCAAAATTTCTGGGTCAAAACCGAAAAGGAATGGACCTCCTTCACGGTGGACGCAACCCCCGAAATGGCACCCAATGTCTACCTGCATGCCTCCTTATTGCAACCGCACGGTCAGACCAGCAATGACCTTCCTATCAGACTCTATGGGATAGCCTCCATTCAGGTCTATGACAAAGAAACCCGACTGGAACCCACCATCCGAATGGCCAATGAACTGGCTCCCAACGAGCCAGTGGAGATCACGGTGACTGAGAAAAATGGAAAGCCTATGGCCTATACACTGGCGGTAGTAGATGACGGACTGCTGGACCTCACCAATTTCAAAACACCTGCTCCGTGGGATCACTTCTATAGCAAAGAAGCCATAGGCGTGAAGACCTGGGATCTTTACAATGACGTGATTGGAGCGTATGGTGGTCGCCTCGAAAGACTGCTCGCCATTGGTGGTGGCGAGGGAGGTCTGGACGACTCCAAAAAGAAGGAGGAAAATCGATTTAAGCCCGTGGTTCAGTTTATGGGCCCCTTTTATCTGGAGGGTGGTCAATCTAAAAAACATACTTTCACCATGCCCCAATACATTGGATCCGTGCGAACCATGGTGGTAGCAGGGCTGGGTGGTGCTTATGGAAGTGCCGAAAAAAGCACTCCGGTCATCAAACCCCTGATGGTACTGGGCACACTGCCACGCGTGGTAGGCCCCGGTGAACTGGTGAGTCTGCCTGTGAACGTATTCAAATACAAAGAGGACATCAAAAACGCCACCATCACGGTAGAAACTTCCGGAGTACTCAGCCTCAGGGGCTCCAATAAACAGACCATCGAGCTCAGAGAATCCAATGGTACCCTGTATTTTGATCTGGCTGTAGCCGAAAAGCTGGGGCCGGGTAAAGTGACCATCACCGCCTCCTCGGGCAGTGAGTCGGCCAGGCACGACATCAACATTGAGTCCAGGTCACCCAACTCCGCACAAACCATCGTGAAGGTACTTCCCGTGGAAGCAGGCCAGGCAGTCACTCCCGGTGGAAAACTTTTCGGCATGGAGGGCACCAACAAAGTAACCCTGGAGGTGGCATCCATCCCACCGATCAACCTGGAGCACAGGCTCAGCTATCTGATCCGCTATCCACATGGATGCATCGAGCAGACGGTCTCCTCGGTATTCCCTCAGCTTTTCCTCAAAAACATCACCGAACTGACGGTGGAGGAGCAGGTGAAAATTGAGAACAACATCAAGACGGCCATCAAACGACTTTCTAAATTTCAGGTGCCTACCGGAGGGCTTGGCTACTGGCCTGGCTATGACAATCCCAACAGCTGGGGAACGAGCTATGCTTATCATTTTCTGATAGAATCCCAAAAACAGGGGTACTCCGTTCCAGGAGAACTGATTGAAAAGATTTTGAGCTACCAAAGGAATAAGGCCCGAAACTGGAGCAAGTCTGTAGATCATCGGGACTCTGATCTGATACAAGCTTATCGGCTTTTCACTCTGGCACTGGCCGGATATCCGGAAATTGGGGCAATGAACAGGCTCAGAAATACCTCCGACAAGTCTGTTCAGTCTGTACATAAACTTGCTGCTGCCTATGCCATCATCGGTCAGAAAGAAGCAGCACAGACACTCATGAAGGATTACGGTCGCTCAAAAGTAAAAGACTATGGATATAGCTACTATTACTACAGCTACGGCTCCTTTGAGCGGGATCTGGCACTGCTGCTGGAGACCTACGTGTACATGGATAGCAAAGCAGAAGCTTATAAAATCTTGCAGGAAATCTCCGAGAGGTTGTCCGCAGACGGCTGGATGAGCACTCAAACCACGGCCTATTCGCTGTTGGCAATCAGCAAATACATCACTGCCAACCAAACAGAAAAAGGCATGAAAGCGGGTATTTCCTATGGCGGAAAAAACACCACCTGGTCTTCGGATAAAGCCATTTACAAATCCGAGTTACCCATTGACGCCATACAGTCACTCAAGATTGACAACAAAGGCGAGTCCAATTTCTTCGTGACACTTTCTATCACTGGCACTCCAAAGCCCGGCGATGAACCAGTCGCACAGTCTGACCTGGCCGTGAGTGTCCGTTACCTGGATCCATCCGGCAGATCGCTCTCTCCGGATAGCCTGAAATTGGGCCAGAGCTTTGATGTACTGATCACTGTGAAAAACGAATATGCTGCCGGTAGCGTGAAAGACATAGCCCTTACGCACATATTGCCCTCTGGCTGGGAAATCCAAAATGACCGACTCACGGATCAGGAAACCAGTGAATACAGCGCTTTCGACTATCAGGACATTCGTGACGACAGGGTCTATACGTATTTTGACTTGAGTCGAGACAGTCAGAAAGTATTCAAAGTAAGTGTGACGGCTGCCTACCCGGGCAAATATTATATGCCGGGTATACAGGCAGAAGCCATGTACAAGGCCTCTATCTCGGCGAAAACCGCCGGGAAATGGGTTTACATAACCAAATAA
- the queG gene encoding tRNA epoxyqueuosine(34) reductase QueG, which yields MNLQQHTALIKSLATELGFSFCGISKAGFLEGEAPKVEEWLRRGYQGKMGYLENHFDKRLDPTKLVPGAKSVVSLLYNYYPEKDQATDGKYKLAKYAYGQDYHHVIKDKLKVFMDQIQAKIGAVEGRVFVDSAPVHERAWAAKSGLGWIGKNSLLLNRQMGSFFFLAELIIDLELEPDGPMKDYCGTCTACQDACPTDAISEAYVVDGSKCISYLTIELKESIPPEFKGKMENWAFGCDICQDVCPWNRFSTPHNEPAFQPQGWEDFSAQDWEEMTQEVFSKVFKKSAVKRTKYEGLKRNISFLKNNT from the coding sequence ATGAACCTACAGCAGCATACAGCACTGATCAAATCGCTGGCCACAGAGCTGGGCTTCAGTTTCTGTGGAATCTCCAAAGCGGGATTTCTGGAAGGTGAAGCACCTAAAGTGGAAGAGTGGCTCAGGCGCGGATATCAGGGAAAAATGGGTTATCTGGAAAATCATTTTGACAAGCGACTGGACCCCACCAAACTGGTGCCTGGTGCTAAGTCTGTGGTCTCTCTCCTCTACAACTACTATCCCGAAAAAGACCAGGCCACCGACGGAAAATACAAACTGGCTAAGTACGCCTATGGTCAGGACTATCACCATGTGATCAAGGACAAGTTGAAGGTTTTCATGGATCAGATTCAGGCAAAAATTGGAGCTGTGGAGGGAAGAGTATTTGTAGACTCGGCGCCCGTACACGAGCGGGCCTGGGCCGCTAAAAGTGGACTGGGGTGGATTGGCAAAAACTCCCTCCTACTCAACAGGCAGATGGGAAGCTTTTTCTTCCTGGCGGAGCTCATCATCGATCTAGAGTTGGAACCTGATGGTCCTATGAAAGACTACTGTGGCACCTGTACCGCCTGTCAGGATGCCTGCCCCACCGATGCCATCTCAGAGGCTTATGTGGTAGACGGGAGCAAATGCATTTCCTACCTTACGATCGAACTCAAAGAGAGCATTCCTCCGGAGTTTAAAGGTAAAATGGAAAACTGGGCTTTCGGGTGTGATATTTGCCAGGACGTGTGTCCCTGGAATCGGTTCTCCACACCTCACAATGAACCCGCCTTCCAGCCACAGGGCTGGGAAGATTTTTCCGCTCAGGATTGGGAAGAAATGACCCAGGAAGTCTTCAGCAAAGTATTTAAGAAATCGGCCGTAAAGCGGACCAAATACGAAGGCCTCAAACGGAATATTTCTTTCCTAAAAAATAACACTTAA
- a CDS encoding BCCT family transporter → MQQLNPIKFWPPLILLTGTVIYSLLDKEGFLAAAQSINTWILEHFSWLFSWSVLLFVLLLAVIYISPFGRITIGGKGATPLLSKWKWFSITLCTTIATGILFWGTAEPLFHFHQPPASLDINPASVEARNFSMATMLLHWTLSPYAIYTMAALVFAYCFYNLQRPFEVSATLFPLIGKSSSEIIGHLTDIICLYGLVAGMAASLGAGILTISGGLRLFLGIPPSSFLPLIITITIVGTFVASASSGLMKGIRVLSDYNIKAFILLAIFFFCFGPTMPILETGSSAVVAYVQNFLPRSVNWNHALDQSWFQSWTVFNWANWLAWAPITALFLGRLGKGYTVRQFILVNLVFPSIFGGLWMMIFSGSAIHFDTLSNGALFQILTDKGPENVIYAIFESLPFTRLISIIFLLITFISYVTAADSNTSAMSNLCSKGITTEHQESPVFIQVIWGTIVGTLAWMMISYSGIEGIKMISVLGGFPALFLVIAISLGALQLMITTKS, encoded by the coding sequence ATGCAGCAACTCAATCCTATTAAATTCTGGCCGCCACTCATTCTCCTCACGGGCACAGTGATCTACAGTCTGCTGGATAAAGAGGGGTTTCTGGCTGCAGCTCAGTCTATCAACACCTGGATTCTGGAACACTTCAGTTGGCTGTTTAGCTGGAGTGTCTTGTTGTTCGTTTTGCTCCTTGCCGTCATTTACATTTCCCCATTTGGTCGGATCACAATAGGGGGAAAGGGAGCTACCCCGCTACTTTCCAAATGGAAATGGTTTTCGATTACCCTCTGTACCACCATTGCCACTGGCATTTTGTTTTGGGGAACCGCTGAGCCACTCTTTCATTTCCACCAACCACCCGCCAGCCTGGACATCAACCCAGCCAGCGTAGAAGCCCGGAATTTTTCTATGGCTACAATGCTCCTTCACTGGACCCTAAGCCCCTATGCCATCTATACCATGGCAGCGCTGGTCTTTGCCTATTGTTTTTATAACCTCCAGCGCCCTTTTGAGGTGAGCGCTACCCTCTTTCCCCTCATCGGCAAAAGCTCCTCCGAAATCATTGGACACCTCACCGATATCATTTGCTTATACGGACTGGTGGCAGGCATGGCAGCTTCCCTGGGAGCAGGCATTCTTACCATCTCTGGCGGACTGCGCCTTTTTCTGGGTATTCCTCCTTCCAGTTTTCTTCCGCTGATCATTACCATAACCATTGTAGGCACTTTCGTGGCCTCTGCCAGCAGTGGGCTGATGAAAGGTATTCGGGTGCTTTCCGACTATAACATCAAAGCATTTATTCTCCTGGCCATTTTCTTTTTCTGCTTCGGCCCCACCATGCCTATTTTAGAAACAGGAAGCTCGGCGGTGGTCGCTTACGTCCAAAATTTTCTTCCCCGCAGCGTCAACTGGAACCATGCCCTTGATCAAAGCTGGTTTCAGAGCTGGACCGTCTTCAACTGGGCCAACTGGCTGGCCTGGGCACCCATCACGGCTCTCTTCCTTGGTCGGCTCGGCAAAGGATATACCGTTCGTCAGTTTATCCTGGTCAATCTGGTCTTTCCATCTATTTTCGGAGGACTCTGGATGATGATCTTTAGTGGTTCGGCCATTCACTTCGACACCCTGAGTAATGGTGCGCTATTTCAAATCCTGACCGATAAAGGACCCGAAAATGTGATCTACGCTATCTTTGAATCCTTACCTTTTACCCGCCTGATCAGCATCATTTTTCTACTGATTACCTTTATCTCCTATGTCACCGCGGCTGACTCCAACACCTCTGCCATGAGCAATCTTTGCTCCAAAGGAATCACCACCGAGCATCAGGAATCACCGGTTTTCATTCAGGTCATCTGGGGGACCATCGTGGGGACACTGGCCTGGATGATGATCTCCTACTCGGGCATAGAAGGGATCAAAATGATCTCCGTACTTGGCGGCTTCCCAGCGTTGTTTCTGGTCATCGCCATTTCCCTTGGCGCCCTCCAACTAATGATCACTACCAAATCATGA
- a CDS encoding SelT/SelW/SelH family protein, with protein MSEQNVTIIYCKMCRWMMRAHWMSQELLTTFSEELDEVTLRQGTGGIFDIYANETMIFSRKEMGRFPEITELKQLVRDHIAPDKSLGHSDKKSD; from the coding sequence ATGAGCGAGCAAAATGTCACCATCATCTATTGTAAAATGTGTCGCTGGATGATGCGCGCCCACTGGATGAGTCAGGAGCTGCTCACCACCTTCAGCGAAGAACTAGACGAAGTAACCCTAAGGCAGGGCACCGGTGGCATTTTTGATATCTACGCCAACGAGACAATGATCTTCTCCAGAAAAGAAATGGGACGATTCCCGGAAATCACCGAACTGAAGCAACTTGTGAGAGATCACATCGCACCAGACAAAAGCCTTGGCCATTCCGACAAGAAATCAGATTAA